The Leishmania donovani BPK282A1 complete genome, chromosome 8 genome has a segment encoding these proteins:
- a CDS encoding ribosomal protein L2, putative, with the protein MASVSPLLMPCRGVKLVNPIGKQGSQHYGLEPKLEAGRDTQLKHTEMYDGYTDDFGVFKEGPPVTLRLEYVRSPDHGYSQHILQKDIWSPFQVGANMMSYTPLYYDWKGFSSRDYFGHRSGTNPGSKVLLGHYRRDEVRSWGYRIMVNHKPQKRIPKWLACVVHIPRKKTFLGFFLYANGAYVAELLTYKQLPRIIYNKAFQGCLPTIGQTVSLTEVTYGKEIHSVEMYPGHGGVICRASGTAAVVLRGSEPNLVPLLLPSKEVRLFDSTCHAVFGRRAGVMYNKQRNFSKRSIEENMPHRPKVHSKTKRVSSHPAGGGNGGSPNLLTPLDWRIHPRNCVKTKYWLSGYILRGRQYNRNQTVADLKSKTYSWANRDPVYR; encoded by the coding sequence ATGGCGAGCGTCAGTCCGCTCCTCATGCCCTGCCGTGGCGTGAAGCTCGTGAACCCCATCGGCAAGCAAGGCAGCCAGCACTACGGCCTTGAGCCGAAGCTGGAAGCGGGCAGGGACACGCAGCTGAAGCACACAGAAATGTACGACGGCTACACAGATGACTTTGGTGTCTTCAAGGAAGGTCCGCCGGTGACGCTGCGGCTCGAGTACGTGCGCTCGCCTGATCACGGCTACTCGCAGCACATCCTGCAGAAAGATATTTGGTCGCCCTTCCAGGTCGGCGCGAACATGATGTCCTACACCCCGCTCTACTATGACTGGAAGGGGTTCTCGAGTCGCGACTACTTtggccaccgcagcggcaccaacCCAGGCAGCAAGGTGCTCCTCGGCCACTACCGCCGCGACGAGGTACGCTCGTGGGGCTACCGGATAATGGTGAATCACAAACCACAGAAACGCATCCCTAAGTGGCTCGCGTGTGTCGTGCACATCCCGCGCAAGAAGACGTTTCTCGGGTTCTTTCTGTACGCCAACGGCGCGTatgtggcggagctgctcacgtacaagcagctgccgcgcatcATCTACAACAAGGCGTTTCAGGGGTGCTTGCCGACCATTGGGCAGACGGTGTCGCTGACCGAGGTGACCTACGGAAAAGAGATCCACTCCGTAGAGATGTACCCGGGGCACGGTGGCGTCATCTGCCGGGCGAGCGGAACCGCggctgtggtgctgcgcgggTCGGAGCCGAACCTTGtcccgctcctgctgccctCCAAGGAGGTGCGTCTCTTCGACAGCACGTGCCACGCCGTCTTTGGCCGTCGTGCCGGCGTCATGTACAACAAGCAGCGCAACTTCAGTAAGCGCAGTATCGAGGAGAACATGCCGCACCGGCCAAAGGTGCACTCCAAAACGAAGCGAGTGTCGAGCCACCcggccggtggcggcaacggcggctcGCCGAATCTGCTCACGCCGCTGGACTGGCGTATTCATCCGCGCAACTGCGTCAAGACAAAGTATTGGCTCTCCGGGTACATCCTGCGGGGCCGGCAGTACAACCGCAACCAGACGGTGGCCGATCTCAAATCGAAAACGTACAGCTGGGCGAATCGCGACCCCGTGTACCGGTAG
- a CDS encoding iron superoxide dismutase, whose protein sequence is MFRRVSMKAATATAPVGFSFLCYHTLPHLRYPAELPTLGFNYKDGIQPVMSSRQLELHYKKHHSAYVDKLNTLGKGCEGKTIEEIILATSGSTESKVMFNQAAQHFNHSFFWKCLSPGGKPMPKTLENAIAKQFGSVDDFTVSFQQAGVNNFGSGWTWLCVDPRTKELRIDNTSNAGCPLTSGLRPIFTADVWEHAYYKDFENRRADYLKELWQIVDWEFVCQMYEKATK, encoded by the coding sequence ATGTTCCGCCGCGTCTCGATGAAagccgccacggccaccgctCCCGTCGGGTTTTCGTTCCTGTGCTACCATACCCTTCCTCATCTTCGGTACCCGGCCGAGCTGCCGACGCTCGGCTTCAACTACAAGGACGGCATCCAGCCCGTCATGAGCTCCCGTCAGTTGGAGCTGCACTACAAGAAGCACCACAGCGCGTACGTGGACAAGTTGAACACGCTCGGCAAGGGCTGCGAGGGGAAGACGATTGAGGAGATCATCTTGGcgaccagcggcagcactgaGAGCAAGGTCATGTTCAACCAGGCCGCTCAGCACTTCAACCATTCCTTCTTCTGGAAGTGCCTGTCGCCTGGTGGCAAGCCGATGCCGAAGACGCTCGAGAATGCCATCGCGAAGCAGTTCGGAAGCGTCGACGACTTCACGGTTTCCTTCCAGCAGGCCGGCGTGAACAACTTTGGCTCTGGCTGGACGTGGCTCTGCGTCGATCCCCGGACGAAGGAGCTTCGCATCGACAACACGAGCAACGCGGGCTGCCCGCTGACCTCTGGCTTGCGCCCCATCTTCACCGCTGATGTGTGGGAGCACGCCTACTACAAAGACTTTGAGAACCGCCGCGCGGACTACCTGAAAGAGCTCTGGCAGATCGTCGACTGGGAGTTTGTCTGCCAGATGTATGAGAAGGCCACGAAGTAA
- a CDS encoding mitochondrial associated ribonuclease, putative produces the protein MVAMASRALMSSRSHLLQKFDSCRTIFMCCDIQEKLRNRIPNFQAAVEVSNSMATIHNTLTPKHSTFVVTEQYPKGVGHVAKDITLPEGAPVIEKLQPSMLVPEMMPYIDGDAARGILPVQQAVLWGHETHVCVLQTADELLSRNIRVAVLVDGCASQQQLDHDVAIQEMAGWENLTLTTTISVLLQLARGDRLMRGSLMKIVKPKWADPSRFPSLPADGEKPKT, from the coding sequence ATGGTTGCCATGGCATCGCGCGCCCTCATGTCCTCGCGgtcgcacctgctgcagaaGTTTgacagctgccgcaccatcTTCATGTGCTGCGACATCCAGGAAAAACTGCGCAACCGCATCCCCAACTTCCAGGCGGCCGTTGAAGTGTCGAACTCGATGGCGACCATCCACAACACCCTGACGCCCAAGCACTCCACCTTTGTGGTGACGGAGCAGTACCCGAAGGGTGTGGGCCATGTTGCGAAGGACATCACGTTGCCTGAGGGTGCTCCGGTGATCGAGAAGCTGCAGCCTTCGATGCTAGTGCCGGAAATGATGCCCTACATCGACGgtgacgctgcgcgaggcatcttgccggtgcagcaggcggtgctgtggGGTCACGagacacacgtgtgcgtTCTTCAGACGGCCGATGAGCTGCTGTCCCGCAACATCCGCGTGGCGGTGCTTGTGGACGGCTGCGcctcacagcagcagcttgaTCACGACGTGGCCATCCAGGAGATGGCGGGATGGGAGAACCTCACGCTGACAACCACCATCTCCGTTCTTCTGCAGCTAGCGCGTGGCGATCGCCTGATGAGGGGGTCCCTCATGAAAATCGTGAAGCCGAAGTGGGCCGACCCCTCTCGCTTCCCGAGCCTCCCCGCGGACGGCGAGAAGCCGAAGacgtga